A part of Asterias rubens chromosome 14, eAstRub1.3, whole genome shotgun sequence genomic DNA contains:
- the LOC117299050 gene encoding 17-beta-hydroxysteroid dehydrogenase 14-like yields the protein MAANALRYKDKVVLVTGGSKGIGEGATREFVKAGAKVAFCARGVEAGNALEAELNKAGPGEAFYIQCDVRNEEQIKKTVEQTVAKYTQLDCLVNNAGWHAGAEVIDDISVEQFNSLLNYNLVSYFICSKYSLPHLRKTKGNIINVSSVVSTLGQAQAIPYVTSKGAIDAMTRAMSIDEAKHQVRVNGVSPGNIWTPLWNSFAQTAADPEAIIKGGKEGQLLGRFGTIEEAGKMFLFVAAEATFCTGNNFLFTGGAELNYACKTQLKEHTNIFE from the exons ATGGCTGCCAACGCTCTAAGGTACAAGGACAAAGTGGTCCTGGTGACTGGTGGTTCTAAAGGCATCGGAGAGGGTGCAACGCGTGAATTCG TCAAAGCTGGTGCAAAAGTTGCCTTCTGTGCAAGAGGAG TGGAAGCGGGAAATGCCCTAGAGGCCGAGCTTAATAAAGCTGGTCCAGGCGAAGCCTTCTATATCCAATGTGACGTCAGAAATGAAGAGCAGATTAAG AAAACAGTTGAGCAGACAGTGGCGAAGTACACTCAGCTTGACTGCCTGGTGAACAACGCTGGCTGGC ATGCAGGTGCGGAGGTCATCGATGACATATCTGTGGAGCAGTTCAACTCACTCCTCAACTACAATCTTGTTAGCTACTTCATTTGTTCAAAG TATTCACTCCCACATCTGAGAAAGACAAAGGGAAATATCATCAATGTGTCCAGCGTGGTATCCACTCTCGGCCAGGCTCAAGCCATTCcttatgttacttcaaag ggAGCAATTGATGCGATGACAAGAGCTATGTCAATTGACGAGGCTAAACACCAAGTTCGTGTGAATGG TGTCTCCCCTGGTAACATTTGGACACCCCTATGGAACAGTTTTGCACAGACCGCCGCAGATCCAGAAGCAATCATAAAGGGTGGAAAGGAGGGTCAG CTCCTTGGGCGCTTCGGCACTATCGAAGAAGCCGGGAAAATGTTCTTATTCGTCGCGGCCGAAGCAACATTCTGTACCGGCAATAACTTCTTATTTACGGGGGGCGCTGAGCTCAACTACGCATGCAAGACCCAGTTGAAGGAACACACCAACATCTTTGAGTGA